ATCAGAAAGATGAGTTCTTTCAGGCGCTTAAAGCTAATCAAGCCCTAATTCTTGTTGGGGAAACTGGCAGTGGCAAAACCACTCAGGTCAGTGTTCGTACATGTAATTATCCTTAACCACTTTCTCTGTCACGAGTTATGGCATCTGGAAAATTAAGTAGATGGTAATAGTCAATAGTCAAAATTAATTACCAGAAAGAGGTGAAGGGACTCCTTGTTTGCCGTGGTGCCTTGTGATGTCTGATAAACTTAAGTCGATAtttttttgggaacttaagtcGATATTTTGTTCATTATAttaaagattatttttttcCTCCATCTTTTGTAGGGACACGTAAGTTTCTTTTGTGACTTAGTCTTgcattttcctctttttttctCTTACCCTTGTACTGCAATAGAAAACTAAATTTGATGATGAACTAGAGGGGCCTCCCGGTTCAATGTTTGCTTGCTTCAAATTCGTAATTTCAGCTTGACTCTTTATTGTGTTAGGTGTTAAGTCTTACGCTTACGCATGTTGCATCCACACACACTCATTTTTATGCTGGACAAGAGCCCTTGCCATTTACTTGCGTTGAGCACACCCTTTTGTAGTACTACATTTGAACGTTCAGAAAACTatccttttatttattttattgtttgagCTTCGTGATTGAATTTGTTTCTCTTTGCAGATTCCTCAGTTTGTTCTGGAGGCTATAGAGATAGAGTCCCCAGATAAGCGCAAGAAGTTCATGGTTGGATGCACCCAGCCTCGGAGAGTGGCTGCAATGTCTGTTTCAAGAAGAGTGGCTGAAGAGATGGATGTGACTATTGGGGAGGAGGTTGGTTATAGTATCCGTTTTGAAGACTGTAGCAGTGCTAGAACGGTTTTGAAGTAAGGTTTTTTCATCTAAATACATCATTGCTTCTTATTCTCGTCTTTTTTATTGCCATGCCTTTATCATgatatatcttttaatttttttattgttagatACTTAACAGATGGTATGCTTCTGAGAGAAGCCATGACTGATCCACTCTTGGAGAGATACAAAGTGATCATACTTGATGAGGCTCATGAGAGAACTTTGGCAACAGATGTTCTTTTTGGACTTCTGAAGGAGGTGTTGAAAAATAGGCCTGACTTGAAGCTAGTAGTCATGAGTGCTACGCTTGAGGCTGAAAAATTTCAGGGTTATTTTCATGGTGCACCACTAATGAAAGTGCCGGGAAGGCTTCATCCAGTTGAGATTTTTTACACACAGGATCCTGAAAGAGATTACCTGGAAGCCGCTATTAAGACTGTCATTCAGATACACACTTTTGAAGGTCCTGGGGATATACTTGTGTTTTTAACTGGAGAAGAGGAAATTGAAGATGCTTGTCGCAAGATGACAAAAGAAATAGCCAACATTGGTGATCATGTTGGACCAGTTAAAATAGTACCATTATACTCCACCCTTCCTCCAGCTATGCAGCAGAAGATTTTTGAAGCTGCACCACCCCCAGTGGTGGAGGGTGGTCCACCAGGAAGGAAGATTGTCGTGTCCACAAATATTGCCGAAACCTCTTTAACTATTGATGGTATAGTTTATGTTATAGATCCAGGGTTTGCAAAACAGAAGGTATATAACCCACGGATTCGTGTTGAGTCTCTCTTGGTTTCACCTATATCAAAGGCTAGTGCTCATCAGCGTTCAGGGCGTGCTGGTAGAACTCAACCAGGCAAGTGTTTCAGGCTCTACACTGAAAAAAGTTTCAATAATGATCTTGTGGCGCAGACATATCCAGAGATACTGCGGTCAAACCTTGCAAATACAGTACTCACATTGAAGAAACTGGGAATAGACGATTTGGTCCATTTTGATTTTATGGACCCACCCGCTCCAGAGACACTGATGAGAGCACTGGAGGTCTTGAATTACTTAGGGGCCCTTGATGATGATGGAAATTTGACCAAGTTAGGTGAAATCATGAGTGAACTTCCATTAGATCCTCAAATGGCAAAAATGCTAGTTGTCAGCCCAGAATTCAATTGTTCAAATGAGATTCTTTCAGTATCTGCTATGCTTTCAGGTATTCAATGTTGCTATTGTGGTCTTAGTCATGGGTGTTGTCCCAATTATAATAGATCTTCTTGGTCGATTTGTTCCTTCACTATTCGTGGAGTTAATGCTCAGTTCGCTTTTATGCATGCATAGAAGTACATCTGTACATTGTAGTCTTAAATATTTTACTCCATACATGATTGCAGATGCACTCGTGTATGTGGTTGATATTTGAGTGTCTGCTTAGGGTGTCATCAGCATGTCTTGTCTGGGTTTCATGCCTCCATAGGCATGTGCCAAAGATTTCTAAGTAAATGCTGATGCAGATAGTTGCAGTTTCTCAGTATTCTCTCATGAAGCAAATGGTATCTTCTCGCCTCTATGCATCTGCTGACCTTCCATGGGCCTCGTCTGTGATAATCAATTTTTTCTCTAGTACCCAATTGCTTTGTCCGGCCTAGGGAGGCGCAAAAGGCTGCAGATGAAGCAAAAGCCCGGTTCGGTCACATCGATGGGGATCACCTCACTCTGTTGAATGTGTATCATGCATACAAGCAAAACAGTGAGTAGACGTgatttgtttttcatttttttcctcGGGTCTTCTTTCCCTATTGGTGCTAATATTGCCGTCTGAATGATCTGCAGAGGAAGATCCACAATGGTGCTATGAGAATTTTGTCAATCATAGGGCTCTTAAATCTGCGGACAATGTTAGACAACAGCTAGCTCGCATAATGGCTAGGTTCAACCTGAAGTTATGCAGCACGGATTTTAATAGTCGTGATTACTATGTGAATATTAGGAAGGCTATGCTAGCTGGATATTTCATGCAAGTTGCCCATTTGGAGCGCACAGGCCACTATCTGACAGTAAAAGATAATCAAGTATTTTCTCATGACTCCGTTATTTTGTTCTTGGAATGGGCTATATGTAGTACATTCCCAAACAATATACATTCCTGTTATATGTCTGATGTTATTTGCTTTACTTGCAGGTTGTACATTTGCACCCGTCAAATTGCCTGGACCATAAGCCAGAGTGGGTTATCTACAATGAATACGTTCTGACAAGCAGGAATTTTATCCGTACTGTAACGGATGTGCGGGGTGAATGGTCGGTTAATCCACCATATCATTTGACTTTTTTGTTGTATGATATGTTTTCCTGTTGAGCGTCGACACCTGTATACCTCAATACAATAAGGAAAAAGTTATCTTTTGACGTTGGAATTG
This window of the Primulina tabacum isolate GXHZ01 chromosome 4, ASM2559414v2, whole genome shotgun sequence genome carries:
- the LOC142542127 gene encoding putative pre-mRNA-splicing factor ATP-dependent RNA helicase DEAH2 isoform X2, whose product is MVGCTQPRRVAAMSVSRRVAEEMDVTIGEEVGYSIRFEDCSSARTVLKYLTDGMLLREAMTDPLLERYKVIILDEAHERTLATDVLFGLLKEVLKNRPDLKLVVMSATLEAEKFQGYFHGAPLMKVPGRLHPVEIFYTQDPERDYLEAAIKTVIQIHTFEGPGDILVFLTGEEEIEDACRKMTKEIANIGDHVGPVKIVPLYSTLPPAMQQKIFEAAPPPVVEGGPPGRKIVVSTNIAETSLTIDGIVYVIDPGFAKQKVYNPRIRVESLLVSPISKASAHQRSGRAGRTQPGKCFRLYTEKSFNNDLVAQTYPEILRSNLANTVLTLKKLGIDDLVHFDFMDPPAPETLMRALEVLNYLGALDDDGNLTKLGEIMSELPLDPQMAKMLVVSPEFNCSNEILSVSAMLSVPNCFVRPREAQKAADEAKARFGHIDGDHLTLLNVYHAYKQNKEDPQWCYENFVNHRALKSADNVRQQLARIMARFNLKLCSTDFNSRDYYVNIRKAMLAGYFMQVAHLERTGHYLTVKDNQVVHLHPSNCLDHKPEWVIYNEYVLTSRNFIRTVTDVRGEWLIDIAPHYYDLSNFPNCEAKRQLEKLYKKRENSREEGKNRK
- the LOC142542127 gene encoding putative pre-mRNA-splicing factor ATP-dependent RNA helicase DEAH2 isoform X3, yielding MGTERKRKVSLFDVVDEASVSVKISRANGNDGMAASASTINRWNGRAFSQRYYEILDKRKSLPVWHQKDEFFQALKANQALILVGETGSGKTTQIPQFVLEAIEIESPDKRKKFMVGCTQPRRVAAMSVSRRVAEEMDVTIGEEVGYSIRFEDCSSARTVLKYLTDGMLLREAMTDPLLERYKVIILDEAHERTLATDVLFGLLKEVLKNRPDLKLVVMSATLEAEKFQGYFHGAPLMKVPGRLHPVEIFYTQDPERDYLEAAIKTVIQIHTFEGPGDILVFLTGEEEIEDACRKMTKEIANIGDHVGPVKIVPLYSTLPPAMQQKIFEAAPPPVVEGGPPGRKIVVSTNIAETSLTIDGIVYVIDPGFAKQKVYNPRIRVESLLVSPISKASAHQRSGRAGRTQPGKCFRLYTEKSFNNDLVAQTYPEILRSNLANTVLTLKKLGIDDLVHFDFMDPPAPETLMRALEVLNYLGALDDDGNLTKLGEIMSELPLDPQMAKMLVVSPEFNCSNEILSVSAMLSVSQYSLMKQMVSSRLYASADLPWASSVIINFFSSTQLLCPA
- the LOC142542127 gene encoding putative pre-mRNA-splicing factor ATP-dependent RNA helicase DEAH2 isoform X4: MGTERKRKVSLFDVVDEASVSVKISRANGNDGMAASASTINRWNGRAFSQRYYEILDKRKSLPVWHQKDEFFQALKANQALILVGETGSGKTTQIPQFVLEAIEIESPDKRKKFMVGCTQPRRVAAMSVSRRVAEEMDVTIGEEVGYSIRFEDCSSARTVLKYLTDGMLLREAMTDPLLERYKVIILDEAHERTLATDVLFGLLKEVLKNRPDLKLVVMSATLEAEKFQGYFHGAPLMKVPGRLHPVEIFYTQDPERDYLEAAIKTVIQIHTFEGPGDILVFLTGEEEIEDACRKMTKEIANIGDHVGPVKIVPLYSTLPPAMQQKIFEAAPPPVVEGGPPGRKIVVSTNIAETSLTIDGIVYVIDPGFAKQKVYNPRIRVESLLVSPISKASAHQRSGRAGRTQPGKCFRLYTEKSFNNDLVAQTYPEILRSNLANTVLTLKKLGIDDLVHFDFMDPPAPETLMRALEVLNYLGALDDDGNLTKLGEIMSELPLDPQMAKMLVVSPEFNCSNEILSVSAMLSDSCSFSVFSHEANGIFSPLCIC
- the LOC142542127 gene encoding putative pre-mRNA-splicing factor ATP-dependent RNA helicase DEAH2 isoform X1 — encoded protein: MGTERKRKVSLFDVVDEASVSVKISRANGNDGMAASASTINRWNGRAFSQRYYEILDKRKSLPVWHQKDEFFQALKANQALILVGETGSGKTTQIPQFVLEAIEIESPDKRKKFMVGCTQPRRVAAMSVSRRVAEEMDVTIGEEVGYSIRFEDCSSARTVLKYLTDGMLLREAMTDPLLERYKVIILDEAHERTLATDVLFGLLKEVLKNRPDLKLVVMSATLEAEKFQGYFHGAPLMKVPGRLHPVEIFYTQDPERDYLEAAIKTVIQIHTFEGPGDILVFLTGEEEIEDACRKMTKEIANIGDHVGPVKIVPLYSTLPPAMQQKIFEAAPPPVVEGGPPGRKIVVSTNIAETSLTIDGIVYVIDPGFAKQKVYNPRIRVESLLVSPISKASAHQRSGRAGRTQPGKCFRLYTEKSFNNDLVAQTYPEILRSNLANTVLTLKKLGIDDLVHFDFMDPPAPETLMRALEVLNYLGALDDDGNLTKLGEIMSELPLDPQMAKMLVVSPEFNCSNEILSVSAMLSVPNCFVRPREAQKAADEAKARFGHIDGDHLTLLNVYHAYKQNKEDPQWCYENFVNHRALKSADNVRQQLARIMARFNLKLCSTDFNSRDYYVNIRKAMLAGYFMQVAHLERTGHYLTVKDNQVVHLHPSNCLDHKPEWVIYNEYVLTSRNFIRTVTDVRGEWLIDIAPHYYDLSNFPNCEAKRQLEKLYKKRENSREEGKNRK